The following coding sequences lie in one Anoplolepis gracilipes chromosome 4, ASM4749672v1, whole genome shotgun sequence genomic window:
- the LOC140664897 gene encoding uncharacterized protein translates to MNNAVFGKTMENVRNRVDVKLLTKWDGRYGVETLIAKPNFHSRSIFSENLIAVELRKLEVKFYKPIYVGMCILDISKTCLYEFHHDYMIPMYRERCKVMYTDTDSLIYHIECDDVYENMKRDISRFDTSDYAIDNAYGIPLVNKKVPGLMKDENNGTIMIEFVGLRAKMYALRVDGKKDTKKVKSVKSNVVARTITFDDYTRCLNEEIEITRSQSCIRSKLHKVYTIRETKIALSPYDDKRYIVPTTIDTLPWGHYKISL, encoded by the coding sequence atgaataatgcagtgtttggcaaaacgatggaaaatgtgcgcaatcgcgtagatgttaaacttttaacaaaatgggacggaaGGTACGGCGTAGAGACattgattgcaaaaccaaattttcatagcagaagcattttttcggaaaatctaatcgctgtagaattacgtaaactcgaggtgaaattctacaaaccaatttacgtaggtatgtgtattctcgatatatccaagacatgtttgtacgaatttcaccacgattatatgataccaatgtatcgggagagatgcaaagtcatgtacactgatacggatagtcttatatatcacattgagtgcgacgatgtgtacgagaatatgaaacgcgacatcagcagatttgatacgagcgactatgcgatagacaatgcgtacggtataccgctcgtgaataaaaaggtaccgggtctaatgaaggatgaaaacaacggtaccataatgattgaatttgtcgggcttagagcaaaaatgtatgcgttgcgcgtggatggtaagaaggatacgaaaaaggtaaaaagcgtcaagagtaacgttgttgcgagaacgataacgtttgacgattacacgcggtgtttgaacgaagagattgaaataactcgtagtcaatcgtgtataagatcaaaattacacaaggtatacaccattcgcgaaacaaaaattgctctaagtccgtacgacgacaagcgGTATATCGTACCTACAACTATTGATACGTTACCATGGGgacattataagatatctttataa